A segment of the Opitutia bacterium genome:
GTGAGGACACGGGCCCTCCGAAAAGCGTTCGTTTATCGGATAGGATGCGGCACTTTGCTGGCGGGCCGCTCAATGACACCTGATTCATTCTCGGAATTGCCCAAGCGCCGTCGGCCGGTGCACCTGCCATTGTGGGATGCCGCCGTTCGTTCGAATATCGTCTTTCTCACGGTGTGCACAAAAGACCGGCGTCCGGTGCTCGCGAATCCGGAAATGATGCGACGATTGACCGAAGCGTGGAGTGCGGCGACACGGTGGCGGGTGGGGCGCTACGTCATCATGCCGGACCACGTGCATCTCTTCTGCGCGCCGGGAAGCTGGCCGGCGGAGTCGCTGGCGCTTTGGGTGCGTTACTGGAAGCGACTGACAGCGCAGGCTGTCGCTGGCGACATCTGGCAGAAGAATTTTTGGGACACCCAGCTGCGTCGACACGAAAGCTACGGCGCCAAGTGGGAGTATGTGCGGCAAAATCCCGTGCGCGCCAAACTGGTGCGGCACGACGAGGATTGGCTCTACCAAGGCGAACTGAACGTCTTGGAATGGGTGGAGTGAAACCGGAGGGCCCGCGTCCCCGCGGGCCGCGAACGAGAGAACGGCCCGTGAGGACACGGGCCCTCCCTTACAGCAGGTTCAACTGCGAGTCGTCGGTCGGCTCGACCGTGATCTTTTTCTTCGGCTTCGCCTGCGGTGCGGCGGGGAGCGTCACGGTGACTTCGTCGGATTCGAGCTGACTGAGGATCGTCTTGGCGCGGTCGATCACCGTGAGCGGCAAGCCCGCGAGGCGGGCGACTTGGATGCCGTAGCTGCGGTCGGCGGCGCCTTCGACGACGCGGCGCACGAACACGATGTCGTCGTTCCACTCCTTCACGGCGACGGAGAAGTTGCGCAGGCGCGGCAGGTGTTTGTCGAGCTGCGTGAGTTCCTGATAGTGCGTGGCGAACAGCGTGCGCGGACCGCGATCGGCGGAGCGGTGCAGGTGTTCGACGACGGCCCACGCGATCGAAAGGCCGTCGTAGGTCGACGTGCCGCGGCCGATTTCGTCGAGGATGATGAGCGAGCGGTCGGTGGCGTTGTTGAGGATGTTCGCGGTCTCGTTCATCTCGACCATGAAGGTCGAGTTACCGCGCGCGAGATCGTCGCTGGCGCCGACGCGGGAGAAAATGCGGTCCACGAGTCCGAGTCGGCAGGCCTTGGCGGGCGTCCAGCAGCCGATCTGCGCCATGAGCGTGATGAGCGCGACTTGGCGGATGTAAGTGGATTTGCCCGCCATGTTCGGACCGGTGAGGAGGATGATCTGCGCGTCGGTGGCGGAGAGCGCGGCGTCGTTCGGCACGAAGGTGTAGCTGCCCGCGAGGCCGAGGCGTTCCTGCTTCATCATCTGCTCCACGACGGGATGGCGGCCGTCGGTGATCGAGAGCGAGTCGCCTTCGTCGAGGTCGGGGCGGCAGTAATCCCACTCGCGCGCCAGCACGGCCCAGCCGCCGAGCACGTCGAGTTCGGCGAGCGCCTCGGCGGTGCGCTGGAGCGCGGCGGCTTCGGCGAGGACGGCGCCAACGAGGTAGGCGAAGAGCTCCTGCTCGCGCGCGAGCGATTTCTCCTCGGCGGAGAAGATTTCCTTTTCCTTCAGCTTGAGGTCTTCGGTGACGTAACGCTCGCCGTTCACCGTCGTTTGTTTGCGGACGTAGTCGGCGGGGACGAGGTGGACGTTGGCCTTGGTGACCTCGATGTAGTAACCGAAGACGGACGTGAAGCGGACCTTGAGGCTCTTGATGCCGGTGCGCTCCTGCTCACGGCGTTCGAGTTCGGCGAGCCAGCTCTTGTTGTCGGTCGTGAGGCTGCGCAGGCGGTCGAGCTCGGCGTCGTAGCCGGCGCGGATGTAATTGCCGTCGGCGAGGTCGTTGGGGAGTTCGTCGGCGAGCGCTTGCGAGAGCAGATCGCGCAGCGCGGGCAAGTCGGTGAGGCGCGCGCGGACCTTGGAAATTTCTCCGCCGTGGCTGCCGACGAGGTGCGAGTCGAGCAGGTCGAGGCAGGCGATGATGGCGGGAATCTGCGCGAGCGTGTCGCGCACGCCGCCGAGTTCGCGCGGGTTGCGGAGGCGGTTTTGCAGGCGACCGAGGATGCGCGGGATGTCGCGGACTTTGTTGAGCAGTTCGCGGATGTTCGCGAGGTCGCTCGGTTGGGCGACGAATTCGCCCACGGCGGTCTGGCGGCGGCGAATTTCGGGGAGATCGAGAGTTGGCGCGGCGAGCCAGCGTTCGAGCAGGCGGGCGCCGGCGGCGGTCGTGGTGCGGTCGATGGCGCCGAGCAGCGAGGCGTCGCGGGTGCCGCGGATGGAGGCGAAAATCTCGAGGTTGCGCAGCGTCGCGGGGTCGAGGAGCAGGGTGTGCGCGCTGCGGTATTCCTGAAGCGAGCGGAGGTTTTCCGGCTTCGCGCAGAGATTTTCCGTCGCATAGTAAACGACGGCGCCGGCCGCACCGAGCGCGGCATGGTTGTTGGCGAGGCCGAAACCTTGGAGATTCAGCACGCCGAGCGCGTCCATCACGGTCTTCGCGCCGCCGCTGATCTCGAAATGGTAGCCGGGCAACTCGGTGATGAGACGCTCGGCGCAAAAGTGCTGGAGGTTGTGCGTGACGTGCTCCTCGTGCGGCGCGGCCTTCCATTTTTCGAGGTCGCCCTCGATGAGGACAAGTTCGGCGGGGTCGAGCGCGGTGAGAACGGGCAGGAGATTTTCCGGACGCGCGTCGGTCGCGACCCGGAACTCACCGGTCGAGACGTCGAGCCACGCGGCGTGCAGGCCGTGTTTGTTCAGCTCGAGGGCGCAGAGGTAGTGGTTTTTCGCGGCTTCGAGCTGATTGGCGGCGAGCGTGGTGCCGGGCGAGAGGATGCGGGTGAGCTGGCGCTTGACGAGTTTGCCGGCCTTGGCGGGCTCGGCCTGGTCGCAGATCGCGACCTTTTTGCCGGCGGCGAGGAGCTTGGTGACGTAGTTGTCGGCGGCGTGGAACGGGATGCCCGCCATCGGGTAGTCTTGGCGCTTGGTCAGAGTGATCCCGAGCAGACGCGAGGCGACCTCGGCGTCCTCGAAGAACATCTCGTAGAAATCGCCCAGGCGGAAAAGCAGCAGCGTGTTCGCCGGGAGGCCGCGTTTGACCTCGAAATACTGCTGCATCATCGGCGTGAGCTTTTCGGACATGAGCGGGCTTTCTTGAACCACCAACGGCCGGAGGGCACGCAGAAAATCGCCCCGGAAGGGGCGCGGGCTTTTCGCGCTGGTTTTGTGGGGCGGCGTGTGCTTCGTGTGCGGCGTGGTGAATCTTTTCCATGTCGATTTGGGCGGGCAGGGGAATCCGCCGATGATCGTGCTGCACGGGTTGCTCGGCTCGTCGCGCAACTGGCAAACGACCGGGCGCGACCTCGCAACGCGCTTTCACGTCGTCGCGCTCGACTCCCGCAATCACGGCCGCTCGCCGCACGCGGGCGACATGAGCTACGAGCTGATGGCGGACGATGTGCTCGCGTGGATGGACGCGCGCGGGCTGCCGGCGGCGACGATCGTCGGACACAGCATGGGCGGGAAGATCGCGATGCTGCTTGCCTGCCGCCATGCGGCGCGCGTGCAGCGACTCGTGGTCGTCGACGTGGCACCGCGCGACTACAGCTGGCAGGGGCATCGCGCGGAGTTCATGGCGATGAACGAGCTGAATCTGACGAACCTCCAGTCGCGGCAGGAGGCCGAGATGCGCTTCGAGGCGCGCGTGCCTGACCTGGGCATGCGGAAATTTCTCACGACGAATCTCGCGCGCAATGACGCGGGCGAGTGGTCGTGGGCGATCAACCTGCCGGTGCTCACACGTGAGTTGCCGCGACTCGAAAAGGACGCCTTGACACCCGCCGATCGTTACGAAAGGCCAACGCAGTTCATTCTCGGCGGCCGGTCACGCTACGTGCAGGAGAGCGACCACGAAGCGATTCGCCGGCACTTTCCGCAGGCGCGGCTCACGACGATCCCGGAAGCCGGCCACAATCCGCACATGGATGCGCGCGAGGCGTTCGTGCGCGCGGTGCTCGATGGATAGGGCGGATCAGGTCTCGGACACCATCGGCAGCCGGCCGCCGCTCGCGACGGCATCGCGGCTGCGTTGCGCATGCGGGAGCCACGAGCGCTTCGTCCAGCGGCGCAGCATCATGAGACCACGTGCCCATTCCTCGACCGCCATGGCCACCCAGACGCCCACGAGTCCCCAGCCGAATTTCAGGCCGAACAGCCAGCAGAGCGGCACGCTGAAGCACCATTGCGAGAAGACCGCGATCGAGATCGGGAAACGCGCGTCGCCGGTGGCGCGGAGCGCATTGATGATGACAATATTCAGGACGCGACCTGGCTCGTAGGGGATCGAAATCAGCAGCAGAAACGCTCCGCCCGCGACTACCACAGCGTCGTGCGAGAATTGTCCGAGCAGTTGCTTCGCGAAAATCGCCACGAGCACGATCGCCGTGGTCGAGATGGCGAAACCGATGCGCACGCTTTTCATCACCTCTCGATAGGCGCCTTCGAAATCGCCCGCGCCGACGAGGCGGCCGATCAGCAGCTCGGTGCCGAGACCGAGCGCGATGGAGAAGAGGATCACCAGCAACTGCACCTGCCGGGTGTAGGTCATCATCGCGAGGCTCTCGGAGCCCATGCGGGCGACAAAGCTCGTGATCACCATCAGCGACACCCAGTAACTCATGTGCTCGCCGGCGGCCGGCAGGCCGATGTGCAGGATGCGCTTGATGCGGTCCATGCTCACATCGACGAAGTCGCGCGCACGCAGCATGAGCTTCAGGCGGCGATCGAGCAGCACCCAGAGGATGATGCATGCGACAACACGGCTGAAGACGCTCGCGAGCGCCACGCCGGTGACGCCCATCTTCGGTGCGCCGAAGAGCCCGAAGAGCAGCACGCAGCTGCCACCGATGTTGATCAGATTCTGCAGCGTCGTGACGACCATCGCATCGCGCGTGTGGCCGTGCGCGCGGAGCGAGGCGCCGAGCGAGACGTTCATCGATTCCATGAACAAGGTTCCGCCCATCAGCGTGAGGAACGGCCGGGCGTGCACCATCAGCTCGTCGGGCAACTGCATCAGGCGCAGCAGCGGCGTGGCGCACGTGAACGCCACGAGGCTGACGGCGAGACCGATCCAGGTGTTCACCGCGATGGCGGTTGTGACGATTTTCTCCGCGCCCTTGGCGTCGCCCGCGCCGACGTGATGCGTGATGACGACGCTTGCGCCGATGCCGATGAAGTTGAAACAAATTAGCGCCAGCACGACGAACTGGTTGGCGACACCCAGCGCCGCGACGGCGCCGTCGGACACGTGGCTGACCATGAAGGTGTCCACGACGCCGATGAGTATGCGCAGCGACTGCTCGATGAAGATCGGCCAGGCGATCTGGAGCAGAGTCGGTGCGGCTTTGGTATTCGACGAGTTCATCGGGCGGGAGGAACCACAGACAGCCGCCGCCGCGCCAAGACAAGGCGAATTCCCGTCAAGGAGGAGAGCGTCCGGCCAAAATCGGCGGAGAGGTAGGGCGAGTCGTCCCGACGAGCCGCGAAAGGGAAAGAGGCGCGCGCCGCGGCCGAGCGGCTCGTCGGGACGACTCGCCCTACCGTCGCGACCAGATCCGCAGCGAGCTGAGGAGGAAATTTTCCAAGGCGGCGGCTTCGTTCAGATTCAGGCGCAGGAGGCCGACGTCGTGCTCGAGTTGGGCGATGGCGGCGACGGTCGAGCGGCGCGCGGCTTCGTCGCCGGCCGCGAGGCGGGCTAGCGCGAAATCTCGGGTGGCGTGCTCGAGCTCAGCGAAGAGCTTCAGGCGGATGCCGTTCGTGATTCCCGTCTGGATCGCGTCGACTTCGTCGTCGTCGAGATCGTCCGGAAGCTTTTCCTTTTGCTGCTTCCACGCCTGCTCGGTGGCGGCGGAGAGCACGGCGTTGAAGCGCGTGGTGAGGCCGTAGACGGAAATCACCTGGTCGGCCACGGCGCGCTTGTCGGCGGCGCCATCGGCGAGCTTGCCGAGCCAGGCAGCATAGGCGGTGCGCGCTTGCTGCCAGGACGCGATTAAGTCGGGCTCGCAGCCGGCGAGCGCCTCGGCGCCGGAGTCGGTGAAGCGGAAGTGCAGGCAGCGGCTGCGGATG
Coding sequences within it:
- a CDS encoding transposase, with the translated sequence MPKRRRPVHLPLWDAAVRSNIVFLTVCTKDRRPVLANPEMMRRLTEAWSAATRWRVGRYVIMPDHVHLFCAPGSWPAESLALWVRYWKRLTAQAVAGDIWQKNFWDTQLRRHESYGAKWEYVRQNPVRAKLVRHDEDWLYQGELNVLEWVE
- the mutS gene encoding DNA mismatch repair protein MutS produces the protein MMQQYFEVKRGLPANTLLLFRLGDFYEMFFEDAEVASRLLGITLTKRQDYPMAGIPFHAADNYVTKLLAAGKKVAICDQAEPAKAGKLVKRQLTRILSPGTTLAANQLEAAKNHYLCALELNKHGLHAAWLDVSTGEFRVATDARPENLLPVLTALDPAELVLIEGDLEKWKAAPHEEHVTHNLQHFCAERLITELPGYHFEISGGAKTVMDALGVLNLQGFGLANNHAALGAAGAVVYYATENLCAKPENLRSLQEYRSAHTLLLDPATLRNLEIFASIRGTRDASLLGAIDRTTTAAGARLLERWLAAPTLDLPEIRRRQTAVGEFVAQPSDLANIRELLNKVRDIPRILGRLQNRLRNPRELGGVRDTLAQIPAIIACLDLLDSHLVGSHGGEISKVRARLTDLPALRDLLSQALADELPNDLADGNYIRAGYDAELDRLRSLTTDNKSWLAELERREQERTGIKSLKVRFTSVFGYYIEVTKANVHLVPADYVRKQTTVNGERYVTEDLKLKEKEIFSAEEKSLAREQELFAYLVGAVLAEAAALQRTAEALAELDVLGGWAVLAREWDYCRPDLDEGDSLSITDGRHPVVEQMMKQERLGLAGSYTFVPNDAALSATDAQIILLTGPNMAGKSTYIRQVALITLMAQIGCWTPAKACRLGLVDRIFSRVGASDDLARGNSTFMVEMNETANILNNATDRSLIILDEIGRGTSTYDGLSIAWAVVEHLHRSADRGPRTLFATHYQELTQLDKHLPRLRNFSVAVKEWNDDIVFVRRVVEGAADRSYGIQVARLAGLPLTVIDRAKTILSQLESDEVTVTLPAAPQAKPKKKITVEPTDDSQLNLL
- a CDS encoding alpha/beta fold hydrolase; protein product: MVNLFHVDLGGQGNPPMIVLHGLLGSSRNWQTTGRDLATRFHVVALDSRNHGRSPHAGDMSYELMADDVLAWMDARGLPAATIVGHSMGGKIAMLLACRHAARVQRLVVVDVAPRDYSWQGHRAEFMAMNELNLTNLQSRQEAEMRFEARVPDLGMRKFLTTNLARNDAGEWSWAINLPVLTRELPRLEKDALTPADRYERPTQFILGGRSRYVQESDHEAIRRHFPQARLTTIPEAGHNPHMDAREAFVRAVLDG
- a CDS encoding MATE family efflux transporter; this encodes MNSSNTKAAPTLLQIAWPIFIEQSLRILIGVVDTFMVSHVSDGAVAALGVANQFVVLALICFNFIGIGASVVITHHVGAGDAKGAEKIVTTAIAVNTWIGLAVSLVAFTCATPLLRLMQLPDELMVHARPFLTLMGGTLFMESMNVSLGASLRAHGHTRDAMVVTTLQNLINIGGSCVLLFGLFGAPKMGVTGVALASVFSRVVACIILWVLLDRRLKLMLRARDFVDVSMDRIKRILHIGLPAAGEHMSYWVSLMVITSFVARMGSESLAMMTYTRQVQLLVILFSIALGLGTELLIGRLVGAGDFEGAYREVMKSVRIGFAISTTAIVLVAIFAKQLLGQFSHDAVVVAGGAFLLLISIPYEPGRVLNIVIINALRATGDARFPISIAVFSQWCFSVPLCWLFGLKFGWGLVGVWVAMAVEEWARGLMMLRRWTKRSWLPHAQRSRDAVASGGRLPMVSET
- a CDS encoding DNA polymerase III subunit gamma/tau is translated as MSSVTPAPWPDTLAGTPAVSVIERAIERRRLANSLLLHGENLATLATVAHGIADRLLNDPRTPSQYFAPKQHPDFFALRPAGKMRQIGADATRDLINRIQVSPQVSHRKVAVVYEADRMNVAAANIFLKTLEEPPASTAILLLTTRPYSLLATIRSRCLHFRFTDSGAEALAGCEPDLIASWQQARTAYAAWLGKLADGAADKRAVADQVISVYGLTTRFNAVLSAATEQAWKQQKEKLPDDLDDDEVDAIQTGITNGIRLKLFAELEHATRDFALARLAAGDEAARRSTVAAIAQLEHDVGLLRLNLNEAAALENFLLSSLRIWSRR